One window of Thermocoleostomius sinensis A174 genomic DNA carries:
- a CDS encoding DUF3291 domain-containing protein has protein sequence MKTLGGEMMSFVSVTRLRLRSPLYLPAFFTHAVSSFRQAKQATGNLQTTIRRQGIRVFWTLTVWHDEASMRAYMTSGSHRQAMPKLAQWCDEASVTHWQQESAELPSWQEAEQHLRQFGRLTKLPHPSPAQAAGIIDV, from the coding sequence ATGAAAACTCTTGGAGGTGAAATGATGTCCTTTGTTTCAGTAACCCGGCTGAGATTACGATCGCCCCTCTACCTGCCTGCGTTTTTTACCCATGCCGTTTCCAGCTTCAGGCAAGCTAAGCAAGCAACAGGCAACCTGCAAACTACAATTCGGCGGCAGGGAATTCGGGTCTTTTGGACACTAACAGTCTGGCACGATGAAGCCTCAATGCGGGCATACATGACCTCTGGATCTCATCGCCAAGCGATGCCCAAGCTAGCTCAGTGGTGTGATGAAGCCTCTGTGACGCACTGGCAGCAGGAAAGCGCCGAGCTACCCTCCTGGCAAGAGGCAGAACAGCACTTACGACAGTTCGGTAGATTAACGAAATTGCCCCATCCCTCTCCAGCCCAGGCGGCAGGCATCATCGACGTATAA
- a CDS encoding CapA family protein: MSQDALRLARQGDAQAIAFLINQALQPRGIQVRARRDQACLHVLLEADQPPKRDLARFVRGGIVCLGTQSIKLLRVYGRQLGTLSPAWTQEWRLQSEVAPTIVPSAASQATTPRQAVPSRSISLKSPDPRAEATAPPPAAPVPQPAPIKTRRTSAPPWQRIAALRAGLLVPLAFSAGFVAGASWNKLFDQPDMAPSESDLDASLNSSAANPAISRSQADSSVALTPSVESPSAIAPVESSVNPLVSTVPNQAQPALTIKAVGDIIPGTNFPNDRLPDGDGAWLFDNVKPFFDGADILFGNFESTLTDHPNAAKDISQGQTFAFRSPPAFANILKQLGFDVLSVANNHSFDFGDQGFADTVTHIRQAGMEAVGQKDDIVYTEVNGVRVAFIGFSYFPDHNSLLDLDSGRALVDRAKQEADIVVISVHAGAEGSDASRTRNETEIFFGENRGNMVEFARAMVDQGADLILGHGPHVPRALELYNSRLIAYSLGNFVGYRTLSSEGVLGYSLILDAQLSNQGEFLTGRIIPVRLDGQGIPYIDDNFTSVSFIRNLIESDFPVTPLLIDESGQILRNEAPLPST; this comes from the coding sequence ATGAGCCAGGATGCACTGAGGTTAGCCCGTCAAGGAGATGCTCAAGCCATTGCTTTTCTGATCAATCAGGCGTTGCAGCCCAGAGGGATTCAGGTACGGGCTAGACGCGACCAAGCCTGTTTGCATGTATTGCTAGAAGCCGATCAACCCCCCAAGCGCGATTTGGCCCGGTTTGTGCGGGGAGGAATTGTTTGCTTGGGTACGCAGTCGATCAAACTACTCCGGGTATACGGACGGCAACTGGGAACTTTGTCTCCAGCCTGGACCCAGGAATGGCGATTGCAGTCGGAGGTGGCGCCCACGATCGTACCGTCGGCCGCCTCCCAAGCAACAACTCCACGACAAGCTGTCCCCTCCCGTTCTATCTCTTTGAAGTCGCCCGATCCGCGGGCTGAGGCAACTGCTCCACCGCCAGCGGCGCCTGTGCCCCAACCCGCGCCGATCAAAACGCGGCGAACGTCTGCTCCACCGTGGCAACGAATAGCCGCATTGCGGGCAGGCTTGTTGGTTCCCCTAGCCTTTTCGGCTGGATTTGTTGCTGGAGCTAGTTGGAATAAGCTATTTGATCAGCCAGACATGGCGCCATCTGAGTCCGATTTAGATGCGTCGCTGAATTCCTCGGCGGCGAATCCAGCCATTTCCCGATCGCAAGCTGATTCCTCGGTTGCCCTCACCCCCAGTGTGGAATCACCGTCAGCAATTGCTCCAGTAGAATCTTCAGTCAACCCGTTGGTCTCCACTGTACCGAACCAAGCGCAGCCTGCTCTCACCATCAAAGCTGTAGGAGATATCATTCCAGGAACCAACTTTCCCAACGATCGACTGCCGGATGGCGATGGAGCTTGGTTGTTTGACAACGTCAAGCCGTTTTTTGATGGCGCGGATATTTTATTCGGCAATTTTGAGAGTACACTGACCGATCATCCCAATGCTGCCAAAGATATCAGCCAAGGTCAAACGTTTGCGTTTCGATCGCCGCCTGCCTTTGCCAATATATTAAAGCAACTGGGATTCGATGTCCTGAGCGTGGCCAACAATCACTCCTTTGATTTTGGCGATCAGGGGTTTGCCGATACTGTTACCCATATTCGTCAAGCTGGAATGGAAGCGGTGGGGCAGAAAGATGACATTGTTTACACCGAAGTCAATGGCGTCAGGGTGGCGTTTATTGGCTTTAGCTATTTCCCCGACCACAACTCTCTGCTGGACTTAGACAGTGGCCGAGCACTGGTCGATCGAGCCAAACAGGAAGCAGATATTGTCGTGATTTCAGTTCATGCCGGAGCCGAAGGGTCCGACGCTAGCCGTACCCGCAACGAGACGGAAATTTTCTTTGGCGAAAATCGCGGCAATATGGTGGAATTTGCTCGGGCAATGGTGGATCAGGGAGCAGATTTAATTCTAGGGCATGGGCCGCATGTACCTCGCGCCTTAGAACTTTACAACAGTCGGCTGATTGCTTACTCATTGGGAAATTTTGTTGGCTATCGCACCTTGTCGAGCGAGGGCGTGTTGGGCTATTCGCTGATTTTGGATGCGCAGTTAAGCAATCAGGGCGAGTTTCTTACGGGTCGAATTATTCCGGTGCGCTTAGATGGGCAAGGCATTCCCTATATTGACGACAACTTCACTAGTGTGAGCTTCATTCGCAATTTGATTGAAAGCGATTTCCCGGTAACGCCTCTGTTAATTGACGAATCTGGACAAATTTTGCGCAACGAAGCTCCGTTACCCTCGACATGA